A window from Mycolicibacterium tokaiense encodes these proteins:
- a CDS encoding fumarylacetoacetate hydrolase family protein: protein MRLGRIASPDGVAFVSIEGDVGDGSSPGDAVVREIAEHPFGSPTFTGRTWPLADVRLLAPILASKVVAMGKNYAAHALEMGGEAPEDPVIFLKPNTSIVGPNAPIMLPTDAFPVHHEGELAIVIGRPCKDVPAARAAENILGYTIANDVSARDQQQQDGQWMRAKSHDTFCPVGPWIVTDLDPSDLELETSVTRDGTTEVRQRSRTSLMIHDIGAIVEWVSAVMTLLPGDLILTGTPEGVGPIEHGDTVNVTIGGIGTLSNPVLRKGK from the coding sequence ATGCGCTTGGGTCGGATCGCCAGCCCCGATGGGGTTGCTTTTGTGAGCATCGAGGGAGACGTCGGAGACGGCTCGTCACCAGGGGATGCGGTGGTGCGCGAAATCGCCGAACACCCCTTCGGATCACCGACCTTCACCGGCCGGACCTGGCCGCTGGCCGATGTCCGGCTGCTGGCGCCGATCCTGGCCAGCAAGGTGGTGGCGATGGGCAAGAACTATGCGGCCCACGCGTTGGAGATGGGCGGCGAGGCACCCGAGGATCCGGTGATCTTCCTCAAACCCAACACGTCGATCGTCGGTCCGAACGCGCCGATCATGCTGCCCACCGATGCTTTTCCCGTGCATCACGAAGGCGAGCTCGCCATTGTGATCGGCCGGCCGTGCAAGGACGTGCCCGCGGCCAGGGCGGCCGAGAACATCCTCGGCTACACCATTGCCAACGACGTCTCGGCCCGCGATCAGCAGCAGCAGGACGGGCAGTGGATGCGGGCCAAGAGCCACGACACCTTCTGTCCGGTGGGTCCGTGGATCGTGACCGATCTCGACCCGTCCGACCTCGAGCTGGAAACCTCCGTCACCCGGGACGGGACGACAGAGGTGCGTCAGCGCAGCCGGACCTCGCTGATGATCCATGACATCGGCGCCATCGTGGAATGGGTCTCGGCGGTGATGACCCTGCTGCCGGGTGACCTGATCCTCACCGGCACTCCCGAGGGGGTGGGACCGATCGAGCACGGCGACACCGTGAACGTCACCATCGGCGGCATCGGGACGCTGTCCAACCCCGTACTGCGAAAAGGCAAGTGA